A single region of the Lycium barbarum isolate Lr01 chromosome 2, ASM1917538v2, whole genome shotgun sequence genome encodes:
- the LOC132628680 gene encoding uncharacterized protein LOC132628680: protein MRSIHICFANDLLMFYRADRSSIRPLNASFQRFSRASSLQANVDKSSLYIGGVADQTRQEILDELGFTAGTLPFRYLGVPFASKKLNVSYYMPLIEKITARVTCWSAKLTFLWTGVVSVSKKALVAWETVYLPYVVGGLNVINFCLWNKTAILNYYIKGEAIDTVPIPKNASWVLRKILAAMEFFIQAPTYVGDLSVALNAAQ from the exons ATGAGGAGTATTCACATCTGCTTTGCAAATGACCTTCTCATGTTTTACAGGGCTGATAGGTCATCTATAAGGCCCCTGAATGCATCTTTTCAAAGGTTTTCTAGAGCTTCTAGTTTGCAGGCCAATGTAGATAAGAGCTCTCTATATATAGGAGGTGTTGCTGATCAGACAAGGCAAGAAATACTGGATGAATTGGGATTCACTGCTGGTACTCTCCCCTTCAGATACTTGGGAGTGCCATTTGCTTCTAAGAAGTTAAATGTAAGCTACTATATGCCATTGATAGAGAAAATTACTGCTAGAGTCACTTGCTGGTCTGCAAAACT AACTTTTCTTTGGACAGGGGTTGTTTCAGTGTCCAAAAAGGCATTAGTGGCGTGGGAGACTGTTTATTTGCCTTATGTTGTTGGTGGTCTAAATGTTATTAACTTCTGTTTGTGGAACAAGACAGCTATCCTAAA TTACTACATAAAGGGTGAAGCTATAGACACAGTTCCTATACCCAAGAATGCTTCTTGGGTACTGAGGAAAATATTAGCAGCAATGGAGTTCTTTATACAAGCTCCAacatatgtaggtgatttaagtgTAGCTTTGAATGCAGCACAATAA